The following is a genomic window from Mustela lutreola isolate mMusLut2 chromosome 5, mMusLut2.pri, whole genome shotgun sequence.
AATACCATCTCCATCTACCCACAAGGGTTGTAAGGGAAGAGTCTTGCATGATAGATGCTGAAAAACATCAAATGCTTGTTTTCTTTGCCCCACTTGCCAAAGGGAGGGTACGAGCCTAAGCCTTGGCTTCACCAATCAGAAACAACTCATCCTAGACATTGCAATCAGAACTGGTGTTGTAGAACAAGGATGATGATGTCGCGCTTTCTCggtggtaatggtggtggtggtcgcCAGAGCTCCTAGGACAACCATGGCAAAGAGGGAACTAGCTGTGTAcagtgtccagggatcctgtttcAATATCCAACTGCATTTATCCTACATTTCTATATTATCTCCTACATTTATCCTCTTCCTAATTCcctgttttcaagattttcttggATACTTGATGTTTTCCCCTAAATATACAATTTCGATAATTGTGGTATTGGACTCAGTATTAATTTGTGGAGAATatccatctttaaaatattttcactaagtgcattacattttctatttccctATACACTCACTGCATATTAtcaatttaaaattcattaatcTGTTAGTTTcaccaatgttttcttttcttctacctttcaatcttttttttttcacttattttggtGTGAGAGATGAAACAAAGATCCAGCTTTTTCCACCTCCCCGATTACCCAGTTATGCCAGTATGATTTATTGAATAATCTCTTTCTCCCAAGGGTctgaaatattcttcatcatATACTGAAATCCCATAAGTATATATTGGGGTTCATTCCTGAGTTCTATTCTCTTTgatcttctattctttttttaaaagattttatttatttatttgacagacagagatcacaagtaggcagagaggcaggcagagagagagggagggaagcaggttccctgctgagcagagcccgatgtggggctcaatcccaggacccttggattatgacctgagcaaaaggcagaggctttaaccctctgagccacccaggtgcctctgatctTCTATTCTTTTACCATACATTTAATTACTGCAACTTAGCAAAGTTTTAATAGTGAGCAAAATTAGTTTTCCCTCATTGTTATTTTTCATATCCCCATCCCAGTCTAATTGGATTTTataatcatttcttaaaattctccTCCACCCAGccctgttgtatttttttttttttttaagattttgtttacttatttggcagagagagagatcacaagcaggcagaaaggcagagggagagagagaagcaggctccctgctgagcagagagcccgatgtggggctcgatcccaggaccctgagatcatgacctgagccgaaggcagaggctttaacccactgagccacccaggcgtcccagccctGTTGTATTTTACTTTACTAAATTTACAAGTTGACATAAAAGGAAACCATGTTTTGCCATtaattttccatatatagtacaagttgtttttttaaaatgttgtcttCTGTGACTCAGTAGGgatttattttcccattaaattTGGTTATTGCTGGCATGTAGAAAAGCTGGGGTTCTACAAATTAGTCTTTTAGCAATGTAgtgtaacaaagtatcacaaacttGATGGCTTAtaacaaaaaaaatccattttctcagTTTTGGAGGCTCAAAGTCTGAAATCAGATCAAAGGCAGAATCTGCTCCATGCCTTTCTTGTAGCTTCTAGTGTCACATTGGGTTTCTTGGCTTGCATAATTCTAATCTCTACCTATGTAGTAATatggccttctctctgtgtcttcacattgtTTTAGGACACCAATCGTAGATTAAGGGCCTACCTTATTCTAGTATGACCTCACCTTAACTAATTACAATCAGTGAggaccctttttcttttttttttttaaagattttatttatttgatagacagacacagcgagagagtgaACACCAGCAGGAGGACtggaagatggagaaacaggctccctgctgagcaaggagcctgactcggggctcaatcccaggacctggggtcatgacctgagctgaaggcagacgcttaaggactgagccacccaggcaccccgaggacTCTCTTTCTAGATGAGGTCATAGTCTtagtactgggggttaggatttcaatatatcTTTTGGGGAGACATAATtcaatccataaaaatcctatatATTACTTTTGAAGCTCTCCACTTTAACTACCTCACTCCTAATTATCTTACAGGTGACTCTTGCATTTACCTTGTACATATCTTATCAACTGCATATAGTGAAAAGGATGCATCTTTTTCACtctttctcatttcatcctcTTTCTAGTCTCACTGGCCAATACTTTATCACACTGAGCTAACAggtattcatgtttttaaaatatgcttcatTATTTTTGAGATTTGAATTTGATTATTACTGAAgtgaaacatttttgaaaaacctAGCtgcttgtatttctctttttatgaatTGTGTGTTTCTATCCTTTATCGATTTTTTATACTGGGGActctttattaatttgaaaggGCTCGTTGTGCATTAAAAGTAATACTGTCTTGTGACATATATTCCCAAGACACTAAAAGAACCTTGTCAACTATCTAGCAGTCaacaaaaagcaagaaataaaatataaggttTTGTTCTACTGTCTCATAAATTAATTATACCTTCAGTGCAACAGTCCAATACACGAACAAATGCCTCTCATATTATAAGAGCAATAAGACGAATAGTGGAGTGCAATATAGATTTTTATGAAGCACTCTTGAAAATTTCAAGTACACTAATACTTATAACTTGTTTCATAGTGCACCATTTCTCAACCATTCAATTTCTTTCCAGCTAAAAGCACTCAAAAGAGTCTCAAGGACTAAATTATCTGATTAACCCTTTAATGTCAAATGCTGCACAGCTCTTGCTCATATACATGTCAAGTTTACACTGACATTTAAAGGCCCTAACTTCTAGTCAAAGAAAGGATTAATCTGTCGTTGGTTTATCTAAATGACCAAATAGTAAGATTTAAGTGATAACCAGCTGTAGGATATGTCCTTATTAAATttgataggatttttaaaaagccaagtaATGTAATGAAGTTTGCAAAGTAATTTAGATTAACCAGGTTTGACTGCTCAATTTGGAAGTGATTCAGTGCACAGGTAGAGGCATAGAGACGATTTTTAAATATTGGGCTTGAATGTTCCTGACCAGAAAATCAAGAAATGTTGAatgaacattaaaatatattgttttaaccAGTTTTCAGTACTCATGATATAAATACACGCTTAttttagcaggtttttttttttttttttaaacttgccaCAAGTTCCATTCCTTCCCAAGGCAATATTTACAGAACTTATGGTACAAAATATAGTACAAAGTATGATATGGTACAAAATATGATACAGGACAGCTTAATTCTTGAAATGCTAACACTCACCTGAAATGTGAATGTCCCAAAAGCACAGCCACAAAGCTCCTGTCCAGGACTTTGGGGGAATATTTTCATTTACTAGGATTGAATCTTCATTAGCCAAGAATGTCCAGATGAAAATGCTAGAACTTGGAAATGCTCTCTGGCATTCACTGGATTTGGTTACTTTTAACTCATTCACATGttgtatttctatttccttacCCTATGCACATTCTTACCTCCTTAGAAATTATGTgccctttgctatgcagaaaaatatagaaaagttagGTTTACAACTCgattctgtcacttgtctttgTTTTGCCTATTTACTTGATGAAAGCCATTAATTAGTATGTGCAAGGATTAAGGGCACCtaacaaatattaaatgattACAAGTTACAATGACACTTTATACCTGCAATGTGTGTAACTGTACATTTTCAGAGACAACTACTCTGAGACCTAAGTTTATATATGTTAtaagctattatttatttatatataggaTAAACAGTTACTGTTTATcataaatgaagagaaaggaagacaaagagaCAATTCTTAAGTAGAAGCATTTTATATAATTGTATTAGAGTAGTGTTACTCACAATTCAATAGCAGGTGGTCataatcattgttaaaaaaatgaaacagaataaaaaacaacTGAGAAATTGTACATATTAAAGATActtattgttttatgtatatatagaccTCCATAAGTATGTACTGGGtcacaatgaaaaaatgaaaaacacgtTTCTTATTGAGGTCTGCGgtaaaaatagtttgaaaagcGCTGTATGATTAAGTGTGTTTATGGGGTGACGGTACCCTTCATGGCGTTCTTTCCCTCACTCCAGAGGTTTTCACTTCTTGCTTTTCACTTACTCTACAGATGTTTACTGAGCAACGGTTATATGTTGGTTGGGGATCAGGTACTGGACAGAGAAAAAGGATACCTTACTTTTGGAAATTTCGACCTATTATCTTACAGATGTAAGTTTTTAACCGAAAGCTTAAAAACAAGCTAATACTGCATGAATTACAACTGTTCTTAACTTACTGTGCCTCTTGATGGCCATGAACACGTAAGTGGAATGTGTCAAAAACTTCCAGGAATAAGCCTTCACAGAATATGAAGCTTCTTGCTGCGTCTCATCAATGTCTGGAGAGAGATCTAGTATGAAATCTGTAATTGAGACAGCAATTCTCtaaaggtgtatttttttttcatctacctTGTTAATTTCTACTTCCTAGGCTTTGtggcaagaaaataattttttttcagcaaCCAAGACTTGGGTTGTAGCTATAAAACTTCCCTTTCAGAATTACTTTTTTCTGGAGGGACCAATATTTTttgctttgaatatattttatttatgtatttggcagaaggctgaaatgaaattttttacacttaaaaaaatggtaaaatactttctttaaatGCTATCTTACTTGGAAAACTAAATATGCCATCTCACCCACCACCAAGAAGCCAAACTATTCTTGGGACTTAACACCAACCAGAAAATAATCTAGAGGTTTAATTCTCCTGCTCAAATCTCTAATATTAAGAGAAAGCCTTAGTAGAAAGTTTTACATTgtaattgtgtttttatttccttactcttcctctccccacctcatgtactttaaaaatggCAGGTAATATTTTAAGATGATGACATTTCAATTTAGAAATGCTTCTAATTTATGTTATTAAGTAATTTTCTACAtgtataaagatttaaaaaatgatggattCTGTGCTTTACAACAGCATACCCTTTAGAAATAACAGCAGGAAAGAatagtattatttttctcttctctgatctTTCTGACAGATTCAATAGATGTTATGGTTTCTGGTAATCATTGGTGACTTTCAAAATCAAACCAGTTACCCTACGAGTATGTATCTTATAGCAGCAAAAAttcagattttgttattttttcaattaTGGCTTTTAAAGTTTAAATGCTATTATTAGTATTTTAGTTCATTACATCACTGCTCAGGGTAGGCTGATGATATAAAGGTTTATACACATTTTCAAGAAACAGGAGAAAACTAAATGAGTTgtcatgtatttttaagaaaataaactcaaatgatTAGGTAATTAATTGGTTTACAACTGTACTGGAAAAATACTTCGTGATAAAATGATAATCTTTTCCAGTCAGTCAGGATTATCCAGGTTTGGCTATGACAGTGGATGCTGGAGCTGGCTCAAATCTTCCCAACCTTGTGTTCAATGATGTCATGTCGGTAGCCTGAAATTAGTCACAGCAGGAGTACCACAGAGGTAAGAGACTCCCTTTCCATTCTGAATGTCTGTTAAACATTTGCCAATATACCAttataattcctttaaaatacaATTCAATTCTTTGTTCATAAGAATCTTACATGGAGATCTAAATAATTGATGTTTTTTGTATAAATCTATCTTTCTGGAAAGAGATTTAAATGTTTCCATTAGTTAACAGTGATGGAAATGTTAGACTTTCACTGTAAAGGAATAAGTATGTGAGGCTTTATGCACAGacatgttcttcctttcttttgaggGAGTTGTACCCTATTCAGAATAAACTGTTCAAAATTTGgatttttatctaaaaataaaggCATCCTATTTTTAACTCAATCCACACTTATGAAGCAAAATACCTAGACTTCAAAGAGAACCTAACAGATTTTAATTCTCTGTCAAAAATGTCTATGATTTCATGATAAAaggttaattaaaaatattttgtaaagtatgaaataaacaattttagacgaactcatttatttgacacgtTAAATTaggcaaagaaaaatatatgcaacTGCATAAAAAGAATCACATTCTCATACTATTTGAACATACAGCAGTGGTCAAAAATAATGAATTGTGGAATGGATCCCAGGATTTAATGCAAAAAACATCCTGTACAGAAAAACTTCAGGCTTCTAACTTCACTGAATCCAATACTAAACGTGCTTCCTTATATTCCTCAGTTTCTTCCAAGTCTTTTTCACCCTcctgaaatgaaatataataaaatgagatttatCCTTTTCAAACTTCAGTGctattatttacttaatattaCAAACCATCAATATAAAGGctcaaaaaattaacacaaaaaggATTCCAAAACTCATCtaaatattgtataatttcacagatttcccagttttgttttttattggtaAGAGAAGTAACAGGTTTTGTTGTTTCACTGTACAGCATCCTCACAGAGTAAGTGATAAACAGGGTCACCTAAAGCTATTAGCATTAAATACATACATGAAAacctcagaaaaatgaaaaaaaaagtattctcatTTTGTCAACATGTCATCATACAAAAAGGATTAATATCAAtggactaaaaacaaaaaaatgatgcTTTTCTAAAGTGTCACATATATGATAATATTCAGATGACAATAATCCTTGAACTACCCACAATGACAAAGAAGGGTAGTGGTGTCACACCAGAGATAAGTATAATCTTTGAATTAGAAAACCAAACTGTCTGCTTATTAATGAGTATTATGCATTTTACTACAAGGAAACAAAATGctaacatcttttatttttgatatccAAAGACTGAGTTTTTCCTTGATACTTTATACATAAAACTCCTACTAAAATATTATGTGAAGAGATAACTGAAACAGTATCATCTAAGTTATTCTGCATATGaacttttgtttgattttttacttaaataagtaaagcTATAACCAGTTATTTGTGTTGGGTCAATAAAAGCTGAAGATGTACAAACAGTTACAGAGCAGAGAGAATAAAGTATGTgtgtttattcttcttcttcttttttttaaagatttatttatttatttgacagagagagagagacagtgagagagggaacacaagctaggggagtagaagagagagaaaaaggcttcccgcagagcaggaagcccaatgcagggcttgatcccaggaccctgggaccattacccgagccgaaggcaaacgtttaatggactgagccacctaggtgcccctgtgtgatcctttaatagaaaaatttaaagcaaaaggAGAATTTGCTTAACTCAGACTACaggcaaaaatttcttaaaaccTCTATATTACACCTAAACATGTCTCTGTTCTCTGTTACTAACTATAAGCTCTTTGAGGGTAGAAATATTGTTGACTACATCCATACACACAAGTATATCATTCAAAGACAGAATTATTCTTTTCAAGCAATTTCTATTACTTTTTCAGCTACtagattcatgaaagaaaaaagcatttaagtTGTCAGGAAATAAAAATGGTGCTTCTGTCTCAGTATTTTAATATAGtaattatttcctgctttcatctaccttttatttcaaaaccacagttttatttttggctGTTAAGGAAAGTTACCCTGACTTTGAAAGGTTCCTATAGATAAAAACGGAGTTCTGTGTCAAAATTGAAGTAAAATGTGAACatatctctgttttttttcttacagatttaGTCCTAATATAATTTTGGTGGGAAAACAAATgtcattctttttcaaagaatACATATAATCATCCTGAGAAAGCCTCACAAGATTTTTGTTATAGAAGGCATAACTATGAATCACGAGACAGCTAGTAGCTAGTTAATATTAGctcaagaaacagaaacacaaaatgaGTTTAGTAAAGGAAATATCAGAATTCATCAAATTTATCATCAAACAGTGAAAACAACTGGCTTGAATATAGTATCATGCAGTTATCTCAGTTAAGAAACAGGAGaacttttaattgtttttagaatcttttataaaatgattcTGCCACTGTATCACAAGGCACTTAACACTAGCAAGGATGGTAACAGTGTTATCCTGCTCCAAGTTAAAAGGAAAGCACTGTCTATATTACAAGGTGTTTTTTCCTCTCAAACTGAATAAGGTTTGACTCTAAAAGGATTCCAGATCCTTTTTGTAAGGGCCCAGATCCATTTGAAGCATCTGGatcttctgaaattttaaatagtCTACTTATCTTTAATGTGccaaaaaaaagatctttatgtATGAATACTAAATATTTCAAGATACTGCTGGACAATGTTAGTGCTCTAAATATCTACCATAATaactcaaatatatttaaataaacagaataaacatGTTGGTTATAGTACTTCTACTGGAGGctaattaaaatacaatttaatctctactaattattttaaaatatactggcACAAAGGGCAAGTGAACAAAATATGTCCCGAACTAGTTTACAGCATTGAATACTTAAGATTTTGGCCTTCCATGTATTACACTGAAAGAATGTTTAAACAGAACACAGAGAAGAATTTACTTACTAATAACTGCAGAAGATCGGTATATGCTGCTTCCAACCTGCGCTGGCAATCTGGGATCATCATCCGGGACTCTTGCAGGATCTCTGCCTATAATGAAAATCTCTGTGAGACAAGCAGAGATAGTAGAACTTACGTGTttagctcacagttctggaaCTATCTAAAACAGGTCAGaagaatcaggaaaaaattaTAGGTATgttaaatagttttatattttttaaaaaatagctcaatattttaaattatgattaGAAGTTAGAAAGAATGACTATCATACTGTAAAATATTCAAAGTAcaagttttaaatcatttggtAATCACCTTTTCATGCTAAGTGAAAATTAACTGGAAAAGCTTTTCAtagagcatttatttaaaaaggctatttaaaataaactatttttcctGCTGTCACAAAGCACCTTTATCCAAAATGGGATCAGCTGGTTATATAAATATCTCCTGCATCTTCtgagtaataaagaaaaacagtgtTCAGATAATATCACATGGAGATAATTACTGCATGAAAAAAGTTATTGAGTTATTGATCCCATCGTGTGCACACTGCAGGAGGTTCTTACTGAAAGACAgaggtaaagaaaaaggaaaagcaaagaccAGCAGGTTCATATTTTTGATGCTTATCATGCATAAAAAGTTATTACTTATCCTTGTGCTTCATTTTAGGAGAGAGATTATTCTCCCCATGCACTTTGAGCCAAATTACCAACCTGGCACCCCTCTGAATCTAACTTCTGCCTATTCCTCCTGAAGACAGACACAACAGAATTAAACCCAAGAATATTTATTCTGGAGGGTATTTCtggatataaaatatatcattcaaAGCTGAACTATAAAATATcagatcataaaagaaaaaaatcaaagcaatcaCTGAGAAACCAATCAGTAGGAAGGTAAATAAATTAGTGTCAGATGTTCCTCAAAGACGTCTTTTTCCTAAGATGGCAAGAAGCTTTATCTCCTTAAACTATTCTCAGAGACACAAAAATCATTTAAACATTTATCTACAAAAAATAATGTTTGGGCAACTACCTTTGGTTAAAAGGGTACAAATTCCAAACTTTTACTAATTTTACTAATAAGCTTTATTAGCTAgctcatataaaaataaaaaggaaagacataACAGCGGTAATCatactacattttattattattattattattgttatttttaaagattttatttatttatttgacagaaatcacaagtaggcagaaaggcaggcagagagagaggagaaagcaggcctgctgagcagagagcccgatgcggggctcgatcccaggaccctaggatcatgacctgagccgaaggcagaggctttaacccactgagccacccaggcaccccaatcataCTACATTTTAATAGAAACTTTAGTAAGTCCCggtatcttctccctttccctaatAGTTTTGTCATAACAGGCActataaacaaaaattagaatCATAATAAACAAGGATGCTCTCTATCCACATCTGTTTTCTCAGGTGAAAACCTATTGTTTAACTTCTTTTACTAACAAGACGCTGGCTGAAAACTCAAGACATAGGATCATGACTTTACTTCACTGCTAATCATACTATACCTAGATATTTAATCACTGtgactaaattatttttatgtatctggTTAGTATGAATATGTGTGAAAAAATCACTGATAGACATTTCACTGGATACCTGATTCATATCCAGTGAAGTGTGGTCCATTTGGACCACCCTTGAGAGTAACTTAAAGGGATTAAATAAGATGAAATGAATAGAGAGTAAGATCAAAAGCGTAAGTCAAAATGGATACTTCGAGAAAGTTTTTTGAAAGTTTTAGTACTGTCAATGAAATGAACTTTATAattctttcattattattctattattatggAGCAAGAATCCTCATTTAATCTATCAAAACAGGACTATGATGTAAATAGGGTCAAAGATCAGTCTCTCCCACGTACCATCCCCAATTCATTCAATAAGCTTACTATAGATCTATAGGATGCCCGGTACAGGGGATGCAAAGATGAGTAAAAGGGCAGTTTTTGTCCTCCATTCCAGTATAGGAGcatgaatatgaaaataaacactTCATAGCTTCAAGACGACTGTGCCACTGGAAGCCAAAGGCATATAGTACAATCCTGGCTATGATGTGGAATACATAAACCACAGCTCTATCAAGGCCATAAACCGTATACTTTACCTCATAACAATGAATTACAAGtgctagaaataattttaaaaaaacatatataaggtgTGATTATATAGTAAAGAAACCCCTCAAAATACCTGAACTAAAGTAAATGAGTATTATCTTTCAAAGTGTTCTCCTTGGGAAGGAGTCACTCAGATGAATGGAGCCTCTCTTTAAAATATCTGAATAGGGTGGTTCAGTctttaggcatctgccttaggctcagggtcctgggaacaagccccacatcctgctccctgctcagcagaaagcctgcttccccttctcccactccccctgcttgtgttctctctctcgctatctctctctcatcaaacaaataaattcttaaataaaagaaaatatctcaGTAAACTCTCAGTTTATTATAATGCTGACTATGACAAGACTGAGTTTAAGTCAGGATCTTGGCACAGATTGGGAGGTACAAGGAACCTTAGGTAAACACAGCAGGATGTGGTTGTACTCATGTGTTACTGTTCTTAAAACAAGTTAGgatattttggggggaaagttATTCAGGTAAAATGGAAGTCTGGGAAGGCTTATTAGCAAGCTCAAACtagaacaataaataaattactaaacTAAAATCTGATCAATTATCTTTATAATCAAATGTATATAAGTTGGAAGGGAAAAGCCCTAATTggcagattttcattttttcagaaaGAGGAGCTCTGTGAAATAATCTGGGCAATGTTAAGTTGTTCTGCTATTGCTCAATTGAGATATGATTTCTAACTTCTTTAATGATCCATTCACCCAGGGCTGGCTATAAATCCATAGGCACTCTAATATTGGATATTGGCTACCTCTGGAACCAATGGTAACTGCATTAGCTTGACAAACTGAGCTTTAGAGTTGTTCAGAGATTACTGTAATAATGGTTAAGTCTGCTTTCATACAAAGGTCAAATGGTTAATATACTAATAAGCAGGTTAAAAATCCAActgaagaaagggagagacagagggaaaatggTAACTATGTAAGACGATGGATATGTCAAGTAGCTTGGTTATGGTCAATATTCACATATACATTCATCAAATCATACaatttgataaatatatacaattttagaCTGTCAACTGTATCTCAgtaaagcaagggaaaaaagataTGAGGATactctgagaaagaaatgaagactcaTAGAGTCAGAAGGGACCTAAGTGGTCATCTACTACAGGTTCCTCAATTTATAAACAAGAAAGCTGAGTCTCGGAGTGACTAGCTAGTTGATAGGATCTGAGTTATAACCCATGACTCTGATTTCAACTCTAGCATATGAGTGATAGTGTAGCCAGACTCTAAGAAGGCTTCCAATGATCCCGTTCTTGCATAGTCACCTCCCACACTACATTTGGGTTGCACCTGTGACCAAGAGAATGTGGCTGAAGTGGCTTTCTAGAACTTAAGACCTGAGGCTAAGTCTTTAGAAGGCTTTTTGTTTCCACATGGGCCTCTTGAAATGCTTACGTTATGGGAATGCTTCTCTCAGGACCTGGATGTCATGCTGTGAGAACCTCTgaaggatggaaagaaggaatatAGAAagataagaaggaaggaaggaagaaaagaagaaaggaaggaaggaatttgaCTTGGGTTTTGTGGTTATTGCTGAATGACTAAGGTTATTGCTCAATGATTAAAAAGTAGTCTGGGCCCCTAAACCCTAAGatgtcaataattactttaagtaTAAATGGTTTAaatccactttctttctttttttttttttttttttgtttaaatccaCTTCTAAGAGATTCATAGACTggacccaactatatgctgcttacaagaaaACCACtttgaacaaaatgaaacagttgaaaataaaaggatgaaaaaagatgTATCATGCAAACATTTAAACGAAAGAGTGACTATATTAATACTGGACAGACTtcagagcaaaaaaataaataaattagagacCAAGAGGAATGTTACATAATAATACAATGATCAattcaccaagaaaaaaacaTGGTGATCCCTAAATGTGGATGTACTACATAAGagaacttcaaaatatataacataaaaacagATTAAATTGAAAGGAGAGAGATAAAACTACACATATAGCTGGGGATTTCAATACTTTACTCAGTGCAAATGGTAGAAGTATCAGACCAAAAAAGTCAGCAAAGTTATAAAAGGACTGAATAATGCCATCAACCAATAagatctaattgacatttataggaCACTCTGcctaagaaaggaaaagaaatactttttaagcACCTATGAAACCTTCcttacagaggcacctgggtgggtcagttagttaagcttctgactcttggtttcagctcaggtcatgacctcataggctgtgggactgagccctgtgttaggctccatactcagtgcaaagtctgcttgaaagattctctctctgcccctcccccatgcatactctctcaaataaataaatcttaaaaaaaaaaaaaaaagaaacattgattACAGTATACCATAGTCTGGGTCAAATaactacaacaaaacaaaaatctcaacaaatttaaatattaaataaaagaactgaagtaATACCTAGTGCATGTacgactattaaaaaaaagtagaaatcgTAACAAAAATATAGCAGGAAAATCTTCAAAtcacttagaaattaaacatacttGTAAATAACCCATGAATCAACAAGGAAGTCTcaaaacaagaagagaaatacagagataaaTGAGAATTAAAGTATAGCATGTCAAATGTTAAAGGATTCAGTTAAAGCAGTgctgagagggaa
Proteins encoded in this region:
- the TBCA gene encoding tubulin-specific chaperone A, translated to MADPRVRQIKIKTGVVKRLVKEKMMYEKEAKQQEEKIEKMKAEDGENYAIKKQAEILQESRMMIPDCQRRLEAAYTDLLQLLEGEKDLEETEEYKEARLVLDSVKLEA